The Pungitius pungitius chromosome 4, fPunPun2.1, whole genome shotgun sequence nucleotide sequence ttgtttgtttttccacaacATAATTATGGGCAATTCAGATCAAATTTTTAAAGCAGCATTGTCTGTAACAGAAGAAAAACTAATACTTCAGTTAAGGCACCAACAAAACCAAATGAACACGTAATCAAGGCCTTTAGCACAAGGCTCCCAAGTCAAAGACTGAGTGGGGGGGTCTTGGTTTAAAGAGGTAACTTAGTGCAAATATATAATGGAATTGTAATATTAACTTTATTTGCTTATTAAAAAATGAGGTGTCCATTAAGGTTGGACAATCTGATGATTCTAGCAAACAATACTCAAAATAAGAGGGTGCATCCAGCCGACATCAGTTCTGAACCACTGTGTCCCTGTACAGTAACATTACTGGATGTCTTCCTTACACCCAGCTACACTACAGCCTTACAGACTTCAACTCACTGCTTAGCTACAGAGGttcaaaacacaagaaaagacCTTCACAATCACATATCAATTCAAAAGGTGTGCAACAACTTACAAGATAAAACAGTTTTGCTTGTCCAACATCTGTATGAGTAACACTTGTTTCGGAGATGCATCCTAATGTCTTTAAGCAAAGCCTTGTCCACTGTTAAATTTTTATGAAAAACATATAGCCAACTTCCACTGGTCAACTTTCTTTACTGGCTGCAAACATTGCAGGATGTTTTAAGAGTTTATAGAGTTGCTGCCGCTGGCAAAGCGACATCAACGATGCACAAGCTTAGATATATAATGTTCCTCTACTGCGGACCACGTGGATGCTTCATGCACATTTccaaacatacacaaaaacTAAATGTACAACAATATTTGCCGTACAGCTGAGACGACATTGTATTCATGCACAATATGCATATCTGAGCGCTGTCGTAGGTTAGAGTTAGAAGCCTTTTGGTGACAACCACGCACAGCTAACAATGTCATCCCTTCTAAGGTGCAGATCTTACATTGAGGAAATGTCGTGTCATTTTTAAACCGCTAGTAAGACCCAAACAGTGAAaaccagtcatactggttgtacatTGAACAAACAAGTAAACCGGCGTTTCAGACAAAATACACCTACAATACATTACCTTATGtgcaaataaatatgtaaactgTCACCGGGGTGGATGAGTCATGCCCGTTGAGCAATTAAAGTGCAGCCGAGCGCTCAGGATGTGCACCCGGAAAGGCTGTGGACACCAAGTCTCCAGTGGAAtgttcaaagacattttttggCAGACTTCTTACTGCTCAGACTGTGGTCCGCTGAGGGACAGCGTCGACCGAGAGGACGCGAGAAACCTGTGCTGCAAACGCCTAGGCCGACTCGCTGAGAAGGGCTTCAGCTGTTGGGCTTCTCAGGGGGCTGAAAAAGAGCGCAAAGCTCCTCGCATGTCTGGGTTTCCACCGAGCTGAAGTGGGACTCCATATTCCACGCCAGGTCGGCTGACAGGAAGTCATCCATGACAGTCTGCGTTTCGTTGCTCGTCAGGAAGAGGTGACCCAGGCCCTCGGCTTGGCTGCTCACAGTCTGCGTCTCTGTGCTGTTCAGCAGCCTGCCGTGTTCCCCCTGACTCACGAGGGTCTGAGCGGACAGACCGGAGGAGAATAAAGGGAGATCCGTCTGGGTCTCTGTATCCGAAGACTCGGTGCTCATGGAAAAGCTGGAATGTCGCAGAATGCTGCTCAGGGGCATGTGGCTCCCGGCGTTCAGGAGGAAATTGAGGTCGGTCTGAGTCTGCGTATCGAACAGCTCCAGGTCGCTGGCCTGGGTTCGACTTGGTCCCTCATTTTGGTCTAGCTCGTCCATCAGGAGGAAGTCGGTCTGGGTCTGGATGTCCAGGGACTCCAGCGGCGCGTCCCCGCCCAGTCCTCCCAGCTCACTCTCCTCCGTTTGGGTCTGGATGTGCACGGCGTTGAGAAACTCTTCAAAGTCAAAGTCGATGCCATTGTGCTGCTCCTGCACAGATCCCAGAACCGACCCGCAGCCTTCCGACGCCACCGTTAGCACCTGGTGGCCCGACATGCTGTCGGACAGAATGTGTTCAAGGTCATTCAACAGGGTCATCGTTTGGGTCTGATTATCTGCCATGTTGTTGGAGTTGAGCTCATCCGTCTGCACCCCGAAACACATTCCACCGGCTGCCTTGGAGTCCTCGTAGATGCTGCTGCCGGTGACAGTGCTGTGGATGTCCAGAGCGGTCTGAGTGGAGACGCTGAGGGAGTCGCTGCCAAACAGGTCGGAGCACATCATAGCGTGCTGCTGAGCCTTATCGTCCGCCTGCGGCAGGTCCAAAGACGTCTGCGTCTGCCTGGTCCTGTACGGCggcaccaacgaagaagaacaAGGAATTTGAGCAACGCTCCGGGTGTCTGTCTGAGCTCCAATAGAGGACGTGGCTCTCGCCTGGGAGGAGAAGGTCTGGGTTTCAACACTGACCGGCAGTAGGACTTGGGCACTCACGCTTATGTCGGTTTGGGCGCAGGACGACACAGAGGACTCGCCCCCCGGGTACAAACCCATTCCCTCAGTGACCCCCGCTCCTGTGGGCATTTCTGACAAGTACGACTTGTCCGTCTGAATGTTAGTGGAGGTGATTCTACCCGTGCTGGCAGGGTCCAGACTCACCTGCACGCCAGTGCTGATCGGCCCGAGGCTTGAGCGGGAAGTGGGCATGCTGTCCTTGAAGCACAAACTCTTGGCGTCCAGCTGGGGCACCACAGCTCCATgcggcaggaggtggagggtgcCAACGGAGCCTCGGCTGTCCACGGCCAGCACCACAGAGCCGCCGTCTGTAGACGGGAGGAGGACGGGCAGGTGGGCCAGCTGCATCACAGGAACACTGACCAGAGCCATCTTAGGCTTTGGCAGGAGGAGCTTCTGGAGGCTTCTGCGGGGGTTGGAGTTCTGATTCGCCAAATCCGTGATGTGGACGGTTGCATCGGAAGGGAGCCCAGTCTCTGTCCGCATGGTGCTTGCGGGCCAGATCTGAAAGGTTGACTCGCTGGTCTTAGCCTTTTCAGGATCCCGTAACAATTTCTCCATCTTTCGCTTTTTCACTGGAGGAATTctgtaaagttaaaaaaataataataataaactgacACACAGAAAGCCAGCCAAATTAATGTTTAGCCAGACCTTAAGACAAGCTTCAAGACAAAGCCCGTTGGGCTTTGCGGGTACATGCCTGTGTTCTGTAGGAATCTCGTGACCGGTCCTGTAGATATGTGAGAGTAGAGCCGCCCTGCTGGCGTAGGGGCAGCCACATGTGCAGTGGTACGTCTTCCCGCAGTCCTCTATGTGCCTCTTTAGGTCCCACTCGGTGCTGTAGCCGTTGGTGCACTTAAagcacttgtgttttttttctgcatgcaTCTTCATGAAGTgctacaataaaacaaatgaaagaccAAAGAATATAGATTGCATACAGTTGATGGTATCAGTTTTCCTTCTATTATTGTCAGCATTGCTGGAGCGCTTGCAGATCGAAGAGGGTTTCATTCTCCCACATCATTCCTTTATAATTGATGATATTTGGTAGTATATTTTAGCAGTTGAACATTTCTATTCTACAGAACTGAAACCTCATAATTCAATTGCATTGATCGTGACGATAGAGTTACATATCATTGAAGGAACGGCTTACTTGTTTAACCAGGGAGAACTGGGAGAAGGGTCTGTTGGGCCCCCTGGGACAACCCTCAATTGGACAGCAGTAAAGCTTCTGAGAGTCCTTCATGTCCTTTCGGATGGTAGGATTCACAATACCATCCTGACGGTGATGATaccagagaaagacaaaagaaagaggACAAAGCAGAGAGATATTTGTATTTCGGCTGTTTATGTCATCCCATTACTCAGTGGCCATGACTCACTGGATGTGTTAAAGAatgaataagtaaataaaacgCCTGGTGGACCTTGCAAGGTTTAGGTTGAGCTGAGGTTTTACTTAACTTAAAAAAGGTACTTAAAGTGAACTATGGTGTACAACTACAACATGGGGAATTTATACCAATATCTGAAAGGTGACAGGGAGGGGTTGACAGCTATTTATGATCTCAAATATTCCATAGAAACCCTAAAAAGTCTGGGGATAGCACACTGAACAAGATGTATTGCAGTAACAGCACCTGCACTAAATTGAACGGTGAACAGTGAGCAGAAGACCCATCAGCGTTCATAACGGTCATTACAGCTGTAGCCTTGCAGTGGTCAAGGTCATCTCCATCTGCTGTAGCTAGCGCTGGAGGGAGCTGAACGGCCAAAGCTGACAAACACCCTCTGGTTTATCATAAAGAGTTTGCATGAACAGATGAttcgctaaaaaaaaaaaacatcctttcaGTTAGCTTTAGTAATTTGGTTGTATGCTGAAGCCTGAGTCAGGTCAAGACATTATCCGCCGTCAGTTGTTAGCTGGCTGTGGCCCAAAAGAAGGAGAAACTCAATATCCCCGTCTTTTGCTGGACCAGGTTCAGTTCAGTCTCTTAAGTGGCCATCAGCGAGGTTATTTTCTTATTCTGGGACACGGTTCAACGCGGTGATGTGTCACACTATCAGTCTAAttctgcttctcctgctgctggggCCGGTGatatagagacagagagattaACTGAATCTGCCCTAAACAGTAATTTCATGAACTCAGGGAAGGAGTCTGAACCAGGATGAGTGAAACAGTTCAAATGAACTAAACAGGTCCAACTAGAACTAGAACAACCCACTAGAATTGGGTTGTGATATAATAGATTACTTCTGTGCATTGATGCAGTATAAATACAGTGGTGGCAAGCGTACATAATTAAAACGCATATGATGCACAACAACATGATGAGGTTCATTCTTGCAGCGAGAagtgaataatgaatgaatgaataaaacagagACTGCACACAGTGAGCGTTTCTTCCCTATCATGTCAAAACAAGATATCATTTCCACTGCTGATAGAAGTATATTatgctcccttcctcctctctattTACACAACTTTAAAAAAGGTAGTCTGTGATGCAAGTGTGGCAGAGCATGAAACATAACAACCTAGCGTTTAGGGGGCCTACAAGAAGCAATCCACATGACCAGCAGGGTATATACACACAAAGTCATACTTAGATTACGACTTAACAGAGTAGACGCAAAATAGTTTTTTATATACATTCAGTCTTGTAGCTGCACAACGTGAACCACTTTCATTCAAATTCTCACATCCTCCTATTGTAAACAAGGAGCTTATAGTCTTGTAGTCAAGCAACTTTGCTCGAGACGTTTAGATGGCTTAATGTCAGTTACAAGTGAGATAATCGATAGAGCTGTGTGGTCAAAAAGAGGCCCTCAACCAGCACTTCCATCAGCAGAACCCACGCATTTATTTCGCACGCTAGCTAGCAGCGTCGAATCCAGAAACTGCACAACATTCCAGTCCGCAACAACAAATAGTTGCCATGGTGAATCTAACAGGGAAGCTGTAGTGCATCGGGAAGACCATCAAGTGCAGATGGGAGAGGTGAATGGGTGACGTTAGCTGACTGGGGAACAGCACGGAGATTCACACCCAAAAAACTAACTTTTATCAAACGTTAGAAATAAACACCGTGTTTGTAAAGCCTCACCCATAAAAAGGCAACGCTAGCTAAACCCGAGTTGTTGCGATGACTTGCTTTTTCCAGTTTAACGACAGTTAACAAGTTTGCGTCGCAGTCACGTGGGAGCCTAAAGTAGGCGAACATACGCAGTCGTTTACCTTTATTCGGTGCGATTTAACGAGGTGCATGTTCAACGCAGGTGTGTTGGGGAGAATCTTGCCACATCCTTCCACGGTGCAGAGGATGTTCGTCCTCACTTCTTTGGTCAGCTCCGTGATGGAAGGTTTTATTATGTCCCGTGACTGCGACAGAGACTCCTCGGGACGCTTCGGACTGTCATGTGTGGCGCTGTTTCTGTTTAGTGCCCTGCTCGTCGCAGAGGCAGCCATGTTTCTATGTTGTCAGCCCATCTGTGTTCGGAAGAGAAGCCCGTCCGAGGCATCGATTGAAAAGTGGAATTTCAGCCCCTCAGCATTGTCTGAAAGGCTGCTTCGCTGAGAGGGCCGGGATATTGGCACAGCAGAAGTACGTCACATCCGGGGAAATTTTGCACTTCCGTTTAGTTTCGAATTTCGCTGCCTTGACCACATGTCTTATGGCTTGGAAAATTGAAATCCATTTAGTCCGAGCAAACAACATTGGATAGAGGGACTTCTACAATGCCTTGGCCTAGAGTAACTTGCATACATAGCTAAAGGGAAATATAACATCTCTGTAAAGATTTGTAGCTCAATTATGACATTTCTGGAGGGAGACTACTTTGTTGTAACCCTGTAGCCTATACTGTCTAGGGTACATTGTAGTTCCGGggtataataatatttttttccgTGTCTAAGAAATAGTAACACCTAACAAATCATGCGACTGATATTTATCCTTCCTCATATGTACTTTTAGTTGTGcctcatttttgttatttgtgtaatgtgggaaaaaaaaatatatgtcaaaaaaaaaaatcaccaaaaaCTGATATTCCACCATACATCTTGTAATTGTAAatgcacaacaaaaacatgattACAGTGGGGAAGAATTTACATGAAGAAAATACAAGAATGTTAAAAATCttgctttttatttaatttgtacaCTTCATGGCAATAACATTTTGCCACTTTGACACAAcaaaagataataaaataatctatGGCCAACATGTCAGTACATGTTAACAATTAAGCAGACAGGGTTGATAAAAGCTAACCACGGGGTGAACTAGACATTACAGGCCACACAGTGAATCCTTTAAACCTGTGGCTGGCACGTTTGTGATGAGGGACCAGGACCATTGTCTGTGATGACAAAATAATTTCTTCCTTTTAGGGGGATACATGAGAGCAGCGGTGTGACAGGGGTGGAGGCAATTCCTGTAAAAGACATTCAAAAATGTGTTGAACatcctaaaaaaagaaatgcttatGATTTTGTTGGCATGGTTAACAATGTCACAAATTATAGGGGGGGGTAAAACACTTAAGTTAATTGACTGTGATATATTGATGCTGAATAAGGTAGTAGGAGTATTACAGTAGGAATATTTCCTCTAGtgtagtgtgtgcgtgcggctgtgcgccctcttgtggtcATTTATGGAGTTGCCAGGACTTTAAAAAATGCTTACTTCTTTTACTGCGTTACAACCTGTGTGAATGGTTCTGGCTAACAAATGATTGTTACCTGAAGATGAGCAGTGTCGAAATGACTCCAGGAGATTAGTGCTTGTAAATTTGACAACACATCTGAAGGGTTCCTCCCGCTCAGTCATGGTCTTGTTGGAGTGGTCTCTGAATTTTGTCtccagctgagaaaaaaaaagggtgaggCAAAAGGTGAAacagattttatttcattttatctttgaACTGATATAGTGAGACAGCAACTGAAGGCTCAGTATTATAAAAGCACAAGCATGCCTCTGAATACCTTGTAAACGGCAGACTGTAGCTGAGGTAACACCCCGCCACCAAAGGCCTCACTGGCCATCTGAAGTCGGTTTGCTGCAAGCtcagcttgttctttttctatgTGTGGGTCTATAAATAGGACAAAAGCCAAATAAACATAACCACAATGCAAAATTCTTCCAGAGGAACACATTGAGCCTAAATGTATTAGAGTAAAATAAGCTATGTGTAATCATATAAGATATAAAAGCGGATTTGCTCAGATCAAAGGATCTTAATGACATACTTGAGATGGCTTGATTTTCTGGAGGAGGAATTGGATACTTGGTGGGAAACACCTGGAAgttaaagcaaaaagaaaataccaCATATAAATCATCAAATCAATATTTTTGTCAATTATCTTCCAcagttagaagaagaagaagccatttttattgccaagtattatttttaacatatacAGGAAAGCAAACTCTTATGGCTGGAATAAGTTAGTACTAGACTTAATGTGTGACTGTTCAGAGGATCTTGTTTACAATCCAAATACATCAAGCTTCTTCAACCAATACACCTAAATATTTAAGTGTAGTTTAGTTTTATTAACGCTGCAACTTATATTTTTACTCAACAGGTGGTTATCAAGATCAATAACTTTACTCTATAACCAGAAACTTCTCGGTAAATGATTGAGTAGGGAAGACTGACTGTTAGGTGTTTGTACTTAAAATGGCCTACCTGTTGATACTTCTTCATCAGAAGGTCCCTAATGGCAGTGAGTTTACGTCCACTGAGGTTTGCATCCTTGATAGCTTGATATCTGGTGGACAGAACCAAGGCCTGCAAAGTACATCACTTGCTTAGAACAGAGACGGAAAACAATGCAACGTGGCAAACTGTACAAAGCATTTTGCCGATTGAACACGAAACTCAGTCTTTACCTGGGATAACGGAGGCTTCTGCTTTGAAGTGATGCTAGTCACAAAGACATACGGGGTTTGAAGATAGTGAACAACGTATGTTGGTTTGAGGTGGTTGGGTCGAGAGAACGTGTCTCCCCATGCAATACGAATCCATACAGCCTCATCTGTGTGCTTCTTTATTTTGATAGACACcttgaaagaaatataaaaacgtATAACTCGATATAGCGTGTTAAACAGAGATGCCCATACAATGTGTATCAATGATGGAACTCTAATTATTAACTATAATATTATCCGCTCACATTTCTCACAAGCTCTCTAAGGTGGGATTTAAATTGTTCCTTAAACTGCGTCAGCTCTACAGATTGAGCATCAtctggggggggaagagacattAAAAAGTTAAAGTTACCAACCTTTAAGCAAGAAAGAAAACCCTGATCCCACCAACAGCTGCAAGCATTTGTTTGAACATACCTTCAGGGTCCATGAGCTGGAAGGCATACCACATGCCCTGGTCTGGATTGTCAATAATATCTGAGAGAGAATATAACCCAACGTTAAGGGACACGTTGCTGGATCGGCATGGCACCAAATGAGTGTAACGTTAGCGAGATAATTCCACGTGACTCACGTATCATC carries:
- the cenpn gene encoding centromere protein N, coding for MDESAKRLLQRLMRRIPTTTLRSALEKWGRLTTEQLKSMDFTQSKWALTEKLLSICEEKELGVKQLTDLEMIHIIDNPDQGMWYAFQLMDPEDDAQSVELTQFKEQFKSHLRELVRNVSIKIKKHTDEAVWIRIAWGDTFSRPNHLKPTYVVHYLQTPYVFVTSITSKQKPPLSQALVLSTRYQAIKDANLSGRKLTAIRDLLMKKYQQVFPTKYPIPPPENQAISNPHIEKEQAELAANRLQMASEAFGGGVLPQLQSAVYKLETKFRDHSNKTMTEREEPFRCVVKFTSTNLLESFRHCSSSGIASTPVTPLLSCIPLKGRNYFVITDNGPGPSSQTCQPQV
- the atmin gene encoding ATM interactor, with translation MAASATSRALNRNSATHDSPKRPEESLSQSRDIIKPSITELTKEVRTNILCTVEGCGKILPNTPALNMHLVKSHRIKDGIVNPTIRKDMKDSQKLYCCPIEGCPRGPNRPFSQFSLVKQHFMKMHAEKKHKCFKCTNGYSTEWDLKRHIEDCGKTYHCTCGCPYASRAALLSHIYRTGHEIPTEHRIPPVKKRKMEKLLRDPEKAKTSESTFQIWPASTMRTETGLPSDATVHITDLANQNSNPRRSLQKLLLPKPKMALVSVPVMQLAHLPVLLPSTDGGSVVLAVDSRGSVGTLHLLPHGAVVPQLDAKSLCFKDSMPTSRSSLGPISTGVQVSLDPASTGRITSTNIQTDKSYLSEMPTGAGVTEGMGLYPGGESSVSSCAQTDISVSAQVLLPVSVETQTFSSQARATSSIGAQTDTRSVAQIPCSSSLVPPYRTRQTQTSLDLPQADDKAQQHAMMCSDLFGSDSLSVSTQTALDIHSTVTGSSIYEDSKAAGGMCFGVQTDELNSNNMADNQTQTMTLLNDLEHILSDSMSGHQVLTVASEGCGSVLGSVQEQHNGIDFDFEEFLNAVHIQTQTEESELGGLGGDAPLESLDIQTQTDFLLMDELDQNEGPSRTQASDLELFDTQTQTDLNFLLNAGSHMPLSSILRHSSFSMSTESSDTETQTDLPLFSSGLSAQTLVSQGEHGRLLNSTETQTVSSQAEGLGHLFLTSNETQTVMDDFLSADLAWNMESHFSSVETQTCEELCALFQPPEKPNS